Proteins co-encoded in one Streptomyces diastaticus subsp. diastaticus genomic window:
- the pgm gene encoding phosphoglucomutase (alpha-D-glucose-1,6-bisphosphate-dependent): MAHERAGEAARPEDLVDVPRLVTAYYALRPDAEDPAQRVAFGTSGHRGSSLATAFNEAHIAATSQAICEYRALQGTDGPLYLGADTHALSEPARVTAVEVFAANEVRVLLDLADGYTPTPAVSLAILEYNRGRTGHLADGVVVTPSHNPPTDGGFKYNPPNGGPAAGEATRWIQDRANEIIAGGLKEVRRIPWSRALAAPTTGRHDFLSQYADALASVVDLAAVRKAGVRIGADPLGGASVGYWGRIAEQYGLDLTVVNPRTDPAWSFMTLDWDGKIRMDCSSPYAMASLIEGRDRFDIATGNDADADRHGIVTPDGGLMNPNHYLSVAIGYLFEHRERWPAATGIGKTLVSSSMIDRVAADLGRELVEVPVGFKWFVDGLLDGSLGFGGEESAGASFLRRDGSVWTTDKDGIILALLASEILAVTGSSPSQRYAELTERFGAPAYARIDAPATREEKAVLARLSPEQITADTLAGQPVTGVLTEAPGNGASIGGIKVTTADAWFAARPSGTEDVYKIYAESFRGEQHLTEVQEAAKAVVRAALDG; this comes from the coding sequence ATGGCCCACGAGCGTGCGGGAGAGGCGGCACGGCCGGAGGACCTGGTCGACGTCCCACGGCTGGTGACGGCTTATTACGCGCTGCGGCCCGACGCCGAGGACCCGGCGCAGCGGGTCGCGTTCGGCACCTCCGGACACCGGGGGTCCTCGCTGGCGACGGCGTTCAACGAGGCGCACATCGCCGCCACCAGCCAGGCCATCTGCGAGTACCGGGCGCTCCAGGGCACCGACGGCCCGCTCTACCTGGGGGCGGACACGCACGCCCTGTCGGAGCCGGCCCGGGTGACGGCCGTCGAGGTCTTCGCCGCCAACGAGGTGCGGGTGCTGCTCGACCTCGCCGACGGGTACACGCCGACGCCGGCGGTGTCACTGGCGATCCTGGAGTACAACCGGGGGCGCACCGGGCACCTGGCGGACGGTGTGGTGGTCACGCCCTCGCACAACCCGCCCACGGACGGCGGGTTCAAGTACAACCCGCCCAACGGCGGCCCGGCGGCGGGCGAGGCGACCCGGTGGATCCAGGACCGGGCCAACGAGATCATCGCGGGCGGGCTGAAGGAGGTCCGGCGTATCCCGTGGTCGCGGGCGCTGGCCGCGCCCACGACGGGCCGGCACGACTTCCTCAGCCAGTACGCCGACGCGCTCGCCTCGGTGGTGGACCTGGCGGCGGTGCGCAAGGCCGGGGTGCGGATCGGCGCCGACCCGCTGGGCGGCGCCTCGGTGGGCTACTGGGGCCGGATCGCCGAGCAGTACGGACTCGACCTGACGGTGGTCAATCCGCGGACCGACCCGGCCTGGTCGTTCATGACGCTGGACTGGGACGGCAAGATCCGCATGGACTGCTCGTCGCCGTACGCGATGGCCTCGCTGATCGAGGGGCGCGACCGGTTCGACATCGCCACGGGCAACGACGCCGACGCCGACCGGCACGGCATCGTCACGCCCGACGGCGGGCTGATGAACCCCAACCACTACCTCTCGGTGGCGATCGGTTACCTCTTCGAGCACCGCGAGCGGTGGCCCGCCGCCACCGGGATCGGCAAGACGCTGGTCTCCTCGTCGATGATCGACCGGGTCGCGGCGGACCTCGGCCGGGAGCTGGTGGAGGTGCCGGTCGGCTTCAAGTGGTTCGTGGACGGGCTGCTGGACGGCTCGCTCGGTTTCGGCGGTGAGGAGTCGGCGGGCGCCTCCTTCCTGCGCCGGGACGGCTCGGTGTGGACCACCGACAAGGACGGCATCATCCTGGCGCTGCTCGCCTCCGAGATCCTCGCGGTCACCGGAAGCAGCCCCTCGCAGCGGTACGCGGAGCTGACCGAGCGGTTCGGCGCCCCGGCGTACGCCCGGATCGACGCGCCCGCGACCCGCGAGGAGAAAGCGGTCCTCGCGCGGCTGTCGCCGGAGCAGATCACGGCGGACACCCTGGCCGGGCAGCCGGTCACCGGAGTGCTCACCGAGGCGCCGGGCAACGGCGCGTCGATCGGCGGCATCAAGGTCACGACGGCGGACGCCTGGTTCGCCGCCCGGCCGTCCGGCACCGAGGACGTGTACAAGATCTACGCCGAGTCGTTCCGCGGCGAGCAGCACCTGACCGAGGTCCAGGAGGCGGCGAAGGCCGTGGTGCGGGCCGCCCTCGACGGCTGA
- a CDS encoding uracil-DNA glycosylase, whose protein sequence is MHDPAAPDPNDRDYPALMAPGARDLDALDARLVDCRACPRLVEWREEVGRVRRAAFRDETYWARPVPGFGPADAPLAVIGLAPAAHGGNRTGRLFTGDPTSDFLFAALHAAGLAALPHSRSRDDGQRLYGTRLVSPVHCVPPDNRPSPAERDNCRPWMARELDLLGPALRAAVVLGGFGWQALMPVLTAAGYAVPRPRPVFGHGAHTRIEGPDGPLDLIGCYHPSPRNTSTKRLTPAMATEVFRHAARLAGAGR, encoded by the coding sequence ATGCACGACCCCGCCGCCCCGGACCCGAACGACCGCGACTACCCCGCCCTCATGGCGCCCGGCGCCCGGGACCTGGACGCCCTGGACGCCCGGCTCGTCGACTGCCGGGCCTGCCCGCGGCTGGTGGAGTGGCGCGAGGAGGTCGGCCGGGTGCGCCGCGCCGCCTTCCGCGACGAGACCTACTGGGCCCGGCCCGTACCCGGATTCGGGCCGGCCGACGCCCCGCTCGCCGTCATCGGGCTCGCCCCGGCCGCGCACGGCGGCAACCGCACCGGACGCCTCTTCACGGGCGACCCCACCAGCGACTTCCTCTTCGCCGCCCTGCACGCCGCGGGCCTCGCCGCGCTGCCCCACTCCCGCAGCCGCGACGACGGCCAGCGGCTCTACGGCACCCGGCTGGTCTCCCCGGTGCACTGCGTCCCGCCCGACAACCGCCCGAGCCCCGCCGAACGCGACAACTGCCGCCCCTGGATGGCCCGCGAACTCGACCTGCTCGGACCCGCCCTGCGTGCCGCCGTGGTCCTCGGCGGCTTCGGCTGGCAGGCGCTGATGCCCGTCCTCACCGCCGCCGGGTACGCCGTCCCCAGGCCCCGCCCGGTCTTCGGCCACGGCGCGCACACCCGGATCGAGGGCCCCGACGGCCCGCTCGACCTCATCGGCTGCTACCACCCGAGCCCGCGCAACACCTCCACCAAACGCCTCACCCCCGCGATGGCCACCGAGGTCTTCCGCCACGCCGCCCGGCTCGCCGGCGCCGGCCGCTGA
- a CDS encoding TauD/TfdA dioxygenase family protein: MSITAEPTTTAPAAGPLLRDHRVPADGIHEGPRLLRRLPEGTEDRPYERFTLVPQGPLIGAEIRGLDLSRPLAEAHRAELDRALLEWKVLFFRGQHLTSAAQRDFARAWGELETNALLAAGDAEDVVRFDRSQVPTFENVWHADTTFRENPALGAVLQLREVPPYGGDTLWADMAAAYDNLPEAVRERVEGLRAVHDYLPGFARFTSADHLAAFQATFPPVEHPVVRRHPRTGRRTLFVNTSFTTRVTGLPQEESDRLLRYLFQQAHVPEYQVRFHWRAGDVAFWDNRATQHYASGDYAGHRRVAERVAVVGDRPH, translated from the coding sequence ATGAGCATCACCGCGGAACCGACCACCACCGCGCCGGCCGCCGGCCCGCTCCTGCGCGACCACCGCGTCCCCGCCGACGGCATCCACGAGGGCCCCCGCCTGCTGCGGCGCCTGCCCGAGGGCACCGAGGACCGGCCGTACGAGCGGTTCACCCTCGTCCCGCAGGGCCCCCTCATCGGTGCCGAGATCCGCGGCCTCGACCTCTCCCGGCCCCTGGCCGAGGCCCACCGGGCCGAACTCGACCGGGCCCTGCTGGAGTGGAAGGTGCTCTTCTTCCGCGGCCAGCACCTCACCTCCGCCGCCCAGCGCGACTTCGCCCGCGCCTGGGGTGAGCTGGAGACCAACGCGCTGCTGGCCGCCGGCGACGCCGAGGACGTGGTCCGCTTCGACCGCAGCCAGGTGCCCACCTTCGAGAACGTCTGGCACGCCGACACCACCTTCCGCGAGAACCCCGCCCTGGGCGCCGTCCTCCAGCTCCGCGAGGTGCCCCCCTACGGCGGCGACACCCTGTGGGCCGACATGGCCGCCGCCTACGACAACCTTCCCGAGGCCGTCCGCGAGCGCGTCGAGGGCCTGCGTGCCGTCCACGACTACCTGCCCGGCTTCGCCCGCTTCACCTCCGCCGACCACCTCGCCGCCTTCCAGGCCACCTTCCCGCCCGTCGAGCATCCCGTGGTCCGCCGCCACCCGCGCACGGGGCGCCGCACCCTCTTCGTCAACACCTCCTTCACCACCCGCGTCACCGGCCTCCCGCAGGAGGAGAGCGACCGGCTGCTCCGGTACCTCTTCCAGCAGGCGCACGTCCCCGAGTACCAGGTCCGCTTCCACTGGCGCGCGGGCGACGTCGCCTTCTGGGACAACCGCGCCACCCAGCACTACGCCAGCGGCGACTACGCCGGCCACCGCCGGGTCGCCGAACGGGTCGCCGTCGTCGGTGACCGTCCCCACTGA